A stretch of the Elephas maximus indicus isolate mEleMax1 chromosome 3, mEleMax1 primary haplotype, whole genome shotgun sequence genome encodes the following:
- the LOC126071079 gene encoding LOW QUALITY PROTEIN: vomeronasal type-2 receptor 26-like (The sequence of the model RefSeq protein was modified relative to this genomic sequence to represent the inferred CDS: inserted 1 base in 1 codon; substituted 1 base at 1 genomic stop codon) encodes MEKPENSREFCGHGFCGNGFQGKESFYEPCLLGNSQGDDIVKWLFPKNYQFFLVFHFAIEEINKNPYLLPNLSLGFDLYNAIPRDHRTSESALFWLSGGRQILPNHNCRRQSKSVASIVESKSASSAEVGTLLELYKSPQVTYGPFDPILSDKDRFPSLYPMASKDGFLVHGMIQLLMHFGWTWVGLFVSEDMKGEQFPRTWKQRYYPVYNAVYTVAQALHEMLLINTEMGSTGNAEGPTLLPWQTPQSVCSQSCGPGSRKIPEEERPFCCFICTICLETETSYQTGMNQCVXCPAHEYPNSERNHCLPKVVTFLSFEDSLGVTLACIALCFSVVTAAVLWVFVRHRDTPIVKANNHALSYMLLLSLLLXFLCSLLFIGCRNTATCLLRHITFGVVFTVAVSTVLAKTLTVILALKAMKPGRTMRWLLVSGASNSVVAICSLIQVIICGIWLGTSPPFIDIDTHSEPRHLIVECTKGSVTAFYCVLGYLGSLGMGTFSLAYGARNLPDTFSEAKCLRFSMLMFCSVWVTFLPVYHSTKGKAMVAMEIFSILTSSLGLLGCIFAPKCYIILIKPDKNALKELRDKIDFRGKMWSKNFSH; translated from the exons GTTGTTCCCAAAAAACTAccagttttttctggtctttcacTTTGCCATTGAGGAGATCAACAAGAACCCCTACCTGCTCCCCAACCTGTCCTTGGGTTTTGACCTCTACAATGCCATTCCCAGGGACCACAGAACCTCAGAGAGTGCCCTGTTTTGGCTCTCGGGAGGGAGGCAGATTCTCCCTAATCACAACTGCCGGAGACAGAGCAAATCTGTCGCTAGCATTGTGGAAAGCAAATCAGCATCCTCTGCAGAGGTTGGAACACTGCTGGAGCTCTACAAAAGCCCACAG GTCACATATGGTCCTTTTGATCCTATTCTGAGTGACAAAGACCGGTTCCCATCACTGTATCCGATGGCCTCCAAGGATGGCTTTCTGGTCCATGGAATGATCCAGTTATTGATGCATTTTGGCTGGACCTGGGTGGGGCTTTTTGTCTCTGAAGATATGAAAGGGGAGCAGTTCCCCAGGACCTGGAAGCAGAGATA CTATCCTGTCTATAATGCTGTATATACTGTGGCCCAAGCCCTCCATGAAATGCTTCTGATTAACACAGAAATGGGATCTACAGGAAATGCAGAGGGACCTACGCTCCTCCCCTGGCAG ACTCCTCAATCTGTGTGTAGCCAGAGCTGTGGTCCAGGATCCAGGAAAATTCCAGAAGAAGAAAGGCCATTCTGTTGCTTTATTTGTACAATTTGCCTAGAGACAGAGACTTCATATCAGACAGGTATGAAT CAATGTGTCTAGTGTCCAGCCCATGAGTACCCAAACAGTGAGAGAAATCACTGCCTCCCAAAGGTTGTGACTTTCCTGTCCTTTGAAGATTCACTGGGGGTGACTCTGGCCTGCATTGCCTTGTGCTTCTCTGTTGTCACAGCTGCGGTTCTGTGGGTTTTTGTGAGGCACCGAGACACTCCCATAGTCAAGGCCAACAACCATGCTCTTAGCTACATGctgctcctctccctcctcc gctTCCTCTGCTCCTTACTCTTCATTGGCTGTCGCAACACAGCCACCTGCCTTCTCCGACACATCACATTTGGAGTTGTGTTCACTGTGGCTGTTTCTACTGTTTTGGCCAAAACTCTTACTGTGATTCTGGCATTGAAGGCCATGAAACCCGGAAGAACCATGAGGTGGTTGCTGGTTTCAGGGGCTTCTAACTCTGTGGTTGCCATCTGCTCTCTGATCCAAGTGATTATCTGTGGTATCTGGCTGGGTACCTCTCCCCCTTTCATTGACATAGACACACACTCTGAGCCCAGACACCTCATCGTTGAGTGCACTAAGGGCTCAGTCACTgccttctactgtgtcctgggATACCTGGGATCCTTGGGCATGGGGACTTTTTCCTTGGCTTACGGGGCCAGGAACCTGCCTGATACCTTCAGTGAAGCCAAGTGTCTGAGATTCAGCATGTTGATGTTCTGCAGTGTTTGGGTCACCTTCCTTCCTGTCTACCACAGCACCAAGGGGAAGGCCATGGTGGCCATGGAGATCTTCTCCATCTTGACCTCTAGTTTGGGGCTACTAGGTTGCATCTTTGCCCCAAAATGCTACATTATTCTAATAAAGCCTGATAAGAATGCTTTGAAAGAACTAAGGGACAAAATAGAtttcaggggaaagatgtggtctAAGAATTTCTCTCACTAG